A stretch of Flavobacterium sp. N2270 DNA encodes these proteins:
- a CDS encoding phytoene desaturase family protein, protein MNKNISIIGSGFSALSAACYLAKDGNTVTVYEKNNTIGGRARQLKKEGFTFDIGPTWYWMPDVFEHFFNDFDKKPSDYYELLKLSPAYQVYFGINEFITISDNLESIIATFEKEEKGSGNELRKFMSEAQSNYKIAIEELVYRPGESIFELITLETAKKAYLFFSTISKDIRKRFKNEKLVKILEFPVLFLGAKPSDTPSFYNFMNFADFGLGTWHPKNGMYSVILAMEKLAKEFGVQIQTNSNIEKIITENGTATGIICNGEYIKSDIVLSGADYHHSETLLNKKDRQYSEKYWESKVFAPSSLLFYVGFDKKIKNVEHHSLFFDTSFDNHAEEIYDNPQWPKEPLFYASFPSKTDNKAAPEDKEAGIFLIPLAPGIEDTIEIREKYFNIIIDRFEKLTTQSVKNNIIFKESFCVNDFVKDYNSYKGNAYGMANTLLQTAFLRPKLKSKKVKNLYFTGQLTVPGPGVPPSLISGKLVAELIKKYN, encoded by the coding sequence GGTGGAAGAGCTCGACAACTTAAAAAAGAGGGATTCACCTTTGACATAGGTCCAACATGGTATTGGATGCCAGATGTTTTTGAACATTTTTTTAACGACTTTGATAAAAAACCTTCAGATTATTATGAATTATTAAAACTTTCTCCAGCATACCAAGTTTATTTTGGAATTAATGAATTCATAACAATTTCAGATAACTTAGAATCCATTATAGCAACTTTTGAAAAAGAAGAAAAAGGAAGTGGAAATGAATTAAGAAAGTTCATGAGCGAAGCGCAAAGCAATTATAAAATTGCTATTGAAGAACTTGTGTATAGACCCGGAGAATCAATATTTGAGTTAATTACTTTAGAAACAGCAAAAAAAGCATATTTATTTTTTAGTACTATCTCTAAAGATATAAGAAAACGATTTAAAAATGAAAAGTTAGTAAAAATTCTAGAATTTCCTGTGCTATTCTTAGGAGCAAAACCAAGCGATACACCTTCATTTTACAACTTTATGAATTTTGCCGATTTTGGATTAGGAACTTGGCACCCTAAAAACGGAATGTATTCGGTTATTCTAGCTATGGAAAAACTAGCTAAAGAATTTGGGGTTCAAATTCAAACGAATTCAAATATTGAAAAAATAATAACCGAAAATGGAACTGCAACAGGAATCATTTGTAACGGTGAATATATTAAAAGTGATATTGTTTTAAGTGGTGCTGATTATCATCATTCTGAAACTTTATTAAATAAAAAAGACAGACAGTATTCAGAAAAATATTGGGAATCAAAAGTATTTGCTCCATCATCATTATTATTTTATGTTGGCTTTGATAAAAAAATTAAAAACGTAGAACATCATAGTTTATTCTTTGACACATCATTTGATAATCATGCAGAAGAAATTTATGACAATCCACAATGGCCTAAAGAACCTTTATTTTATGCAAGTTTTCCTTCAAAAACCGACAATAAAGCAGCTCCAGAAGACAAAGAAGCTGGAATATTTTTAATTCCATTAGCACCAGGAATTGAAGATACTATAGAAATAAGAGAAAAATATTTTAATATTATTATTGATCGATTTGAAAAATTAACTACTCAAAGTGTAAAAAATAATATTATATTTAAAGAGTCCTTTTGTGTAAATGATTTTGTAAAAGACTATAATTCTTATAAAGGAAATGCTTACGGAATGGCAAACACTCTATTACAAACTGCATTTTTAAGACCTAAATTAAAAAGTAAAAAAGTAAAAAACTTATATTTTACAGGTCAATTAACAGTCCCTGGACCAGGAGTTCCACCATCTTTGATATCAGGAAAATTAGTAGCAGAATTAATCAAAAAATACAATTAA
- a CDS encoding TonB-dependent receptor plug domain-containing protein: protein MNTKFIKLSVCTVLFATISYAQEQDSLKINQLNEVVVSDTKFAQSKEKSGKIIEKITAEDLAKRPGQSVATVLSQVAGVEINGNQSANSKNQGIYIRGGRNRQVAIYIDGVPVNDASNINSEYDLRLLNVDMIESIEILKGASSTLYGSGAATGVINITLKKSSNSKLSGNAFFALGTQNTSEDSKTKPQDFNQGFSVNGTLGKVTYLTSLSSTETKGFSEAFGENYEEDTFSRVNVLQKIGFKATDKLSFDFFGNYDKINNTFDTSYAGSTVSNDDVYNNGNSEQFRIGFSPKYKYNKGELVLNASAATIDREINLFSSWTNTVDNYSYSSRSINADLFNKYTFSSQFFAIIGVQTQYFDMTQVDAYTNIEREGAKFNIIDPYVTVVYNSNFGLNVNAGLRLNIHSEYETYYMLNINPSYNFKNIPLKILSSISAGYITPSLYQLYSVYGNLDLKPEENATAELGFETNLFSKRLMVNAVGFYREETNSVGFYTDPITWTSNYINIDGTYNAKGVETSVKYNFNDKLTANANYTFTEVEQPLSRLIAKHKANAGVDYMFSERASFGLQYQFVDKRNDAFYNSTLWANENVSLAAYQLVNANFRLSVIKNRLSLFGAVNNILNEEFQENIGYATKGRNYKLGLNFQF from the coding sequence ATGAACACTAAGTTTATTAAATTAAGTGTATGTACTGTGCTTTTTGCCACAATTTCGTATGCACAAGAACAAGATTCTTTAAAAATTAATCAGTTAAATGAAGTTGTAGTTTCCGACACAAAATTTGCACAAAGCAAAGAAAAATCGGGAAAAATTATTGAAAAAATCACAGCTGAAGATTTAGCTAAAAGGCCAGGACAATCGGTTGCAACTGTTTTAAGTCAGGTTGCTGGTGTTGAAATTAACGGAAATCAATCGGCAAATAGTAAAAACCAAGGAATTTATATTAGAGGAGGAAGAAACCGTCAAGTAGCCATTTATATTGATGGAGTTCCTGTAAATGATGCTTCTAATATTAATTCGGAATACGATTTACGTTTGTTAAACGTAGATATGATTGAAAGTATAGAAATTTTAAAAGGTGCGTCAAGTACTTTGTATGGTTCAGGTGCCGCAACAGGAGTAATTAATATTACTTTGAAAAAATCAAGTAATTCAAAACTTTCAGGAAATGCTTTTTTTGCTTTAGGAACACAAAATACTTCAGAAGATTCTAAAACAAAACCTCAAGATTTTAACCAAGGTTTTTCGGTAAACGGAACCTTAGGGAAAGTTACGTATTTAACTTCGTTAAGTAGTACTGAAACAAAAGGTTTTTCGGAAGCTTTTGGTGAGAATTATGAAGAAGATACATTTTCGAGAGTTAATGTTTTACAAAAAATTGGTTTCAAAGCAACTGATAAATTGTCATTTGATTTTTTTGGGAATTATGATAAAATAAACAATACTTTTGATACTTCTTATGCTGGTTCAACTGTAAGTAATGATGATGTTTATAATAATGGAAATAGCGAACAATTTAGAATTGGTTTTTCTCCTAAATACAAATACAATAAAGGAGAATTGGTTTTAAATGCTTCAGCTGCAACTATTGATAGAGAGATTAATTTATTTAGTTCATGGACAAATACTGTTGATAATTATAGTTATTCATCAAGAAGTATAAATGCTGATTTATTTAATAAATATACTTTTTCAAGTCAGTTTTTTGCAATTATCGGAGTGCAAACTCAATATTTCGATATGACTCAAGTAGATGCTTATACAAATATTGAAAGAGAAGGAGCTAAGTTTAACATTATTGATCCTTATGTAACGGTTGTTTATAATTCAAACTTTGGATTAAATGTTAATGCTGGTTTAAGATTAAATATTCATAGTGAATATGAAACATATTATATGTTAAACATAAATCCAAGTTACAACTTTAAAAACATTCCTTTAAAAATACTTTCATCTATAAGTGCTGGATATATAACACCAAGTTTATATCAATTATATTCTGTCTATGGAAATTTAGATTTAAAACCTGAAGAAAATGCAACTGCTGAATTAGGTTTTGAGACCAATTTATTCTCAAAAAGATTAATGGTTAACGCTGTCGGATTTTATAGAGAAGAAACGAATTCGGTAGGTTTTTATACTGACCCAATCACTTGGACATCTAATTATATCAATATTGACGGAACTTATAATGCTAAAGGAGTTGAAACTTCGGTTAAATATAATTTCAATGATAAATTAACGGCTAATGCAAATTATACTTTCACTGAAGTAGAACAACCTTTAAGCCGATTAATTGCCAAACATAAAGCAAATGCAGGAGTTGATTATATGTTTAGCGAAAGAGCTTCATTTGGATTACAATATCAATTTGTAGATAAACGTAATGATGCTTTTTACAATAGTACACTTTGGGCTAATGAAAATGTATCGTTAGCTGCTTACCAATTGGTAAATGCAAACTTTAGATTAAGCGTAATTAAAAACAGATTGTCATTGTTTGGAGCAGTTAATAATATTTTAAATGAAGAGTTTCAGGAAAATATAGGTTATGCTACAAAAGGAAGAAACTACAAATTAGGATTGAATTTTCAGTTTTAA
- a CDS encoding sterol desaturase family protein, protein MWIHLLVFILTFSMMEFMAWFTHKYVMHGFLWSLHADHHKKDHDSWFERNDLFFIFYAIVSIGFFLLWKNNILEIGLAIGLGIFAYGLAYFFVHDIFIHQRFKLFRNANSRYAKAVRRAHKMHHKHTGKEHGECFGMLLFPLKYLKK, encoded by the coding sequence ATGTGGATTCATTTATTAGTTTTTATACTTACCTTTTCCATGATGGAATTTATGGCTTGGTTTACTCATAAATATGTTATGCATGGTTTTTTATGGAGTTTACATGCTGATCATCATAAAAAAGATCACGATTCTTGGTTTGAACGAAATGATTTGTTTTTTATTTTTTATGCAATTGTAAGCATTGGTTTTTTCTTATTATGGAAAAATAACATTCTTGAGATTGGCTTAGCAATTGGTCTTGGTATTTTTGCTTATGGATTAGCCTACTTTTTTGTTCATGATATTTTTATTCATCAACGCTTCAAATTATTTAGAAATGCTAATAGTAGATATGCTAAAGCAGTAAGAAGAGCGCATAAAATGCATCATAAACATACAGGAAAAGAACATGGCGAATGTTTTGGAATGCTTTTATTCCCATTAAAATATTTAAAAAAATAA
- a CDS encoding DUF4252 domain-containing protein, whose product MKKLVLSIVLFAFTSIGFAQNAFDKFEDKEGVASVIVNSKMFELMSKVKVDTKDKEAQQYMNLLKKLDNLKVFMSSSAKVSAEMKSTVASYLKTNPLEELMRVSEDGRKVNIYVKSGASENIVKELLMFIEDPMSKDKQAVVLSLTGNFNLDEISALTEKMNLPGGNELKKASKK is encoded by the coding sequence ATGAAAAAGTTAGTATTAAGTATCGTTTTATTTGCATTTACAAGTATAGGATTTGCACAAAATGCCTTCGATAAATTTGAAGACAAAGAAGGTGTAGCTTCGGTAATTGTTAATTCGAAAATGTTTGAATTAATGAGTAAAGTAAAAGTAGATACAAAAGATAAAGAAGCTCAACAATACATGAATTTGCTAAAAAAATTAGATAACTTAAAAGTATTTATGTCATCTAGTGCTAAAGTTTCTGCTGAGATGAAAAGTACGGTTGCGAGTTATTTAAAAACAAATCCGTTAGAAGAATTAATGCGTGTTAGCGAAGATGGTAGAAAAGTAAATATTTATGTAAAATCGGGTGCTTCAGAAAATATTGTAAAAGAATTATTAATGTTTATCGAAGATCCAATGTCTAAAGATAAACAAGCAGTTGTACTTTCATTAACCGGAAATTTTAATTTGGATGAAATCTCTGCGTTAACAGAAAAAATGAATTTACCAGGTGGAAACGAGCTTAAAAAAGCATCAAAAAAGTAA
- a CDS encoding DUF4252 domain-containing protein → MKIIVITIVSFLALSCSNKPTLQKYFVENTENKDFIALDVSPSILKVDEMSLSESEEKALETFDKMNIIAFKKDSINEVKLNDEVTKVKSILKGEEYQQLMRFGSSKQGAAIYFIGEDDDIDEFVVYVNNATSGFALVRILGDNMNPNDVMTLFEIMRKSKVDLDQLKPLEGILK, encoded by the coding sequence ATGAAAATAATTGTAATTACAATAGTTTCTTTTTTAGCTTTAAGTTGTTCAAACAAACCAACTTTACAAAAGTACTTTGTTGAAAATACTGAAAATAAAGATTTTATTGCTTTAGATGTTTCTCCAAGTATTTTAAAAGTAGATGAAATGTCTTTAAGTGAATCTGAAGAGAAAGCTTTAGAAACTTTTGATAAAATGAATATTATTGCTTTTAAAAAAGATTCAATAAATGAAGTAAAACTTAATGATGAGGTTACTAAAGTAAAGTCAATTTTAAAAGGAGAAGAATACCAACAATTAATGAGGTTTGGCTCTTCTAAACAAGGCGCTGCAATTTATTTTATTGGCGAAGATGATGATATTGACGAATTTGTAGTATATGTAAATAACGCAACATCGGGTTTTGCACTAGTCCGAATCTTAGGAGATAATATGAATCCAAATGATGTTATGACTTTGTTTGAGATTATGCGTAAATCAAAAGTAGATTTAGATCAACTTAAACCATTAGAAGGAATTTTAAAATAA
- a CDS encoding energy transducer TonB, with protein MKKIFTIFTILFALNSFSQIISEPRLDREDLPPVRVDDVSEIRVGKIEEDLVLPYAILEKTPSFPDCKFTNETENKACFNEEFQKHIKKHLKYPKEAKKNKITARAIVLFEITKEGNISNIRNRITATNKEYSADFEAEALRVINKLPQFIPGEHRGKTVVVSYAIPIIFSLTDQ; from the coding sequence ATGAAAAAGATATTTACAATTTTCACAATTTTATTCGCTTTAAATAGCTTTTCACAAATTATAAGCGAACCACGACTTGACAGAGAAGATTTACCTCCTGTTAGGGTTGATGACGTTTCTGAAATAAGAGTAGGTAAAATAGAGGAAGATCTTGTTTTGCCTTATGCTATTTTAGAAAAAACACCTTCTTTTCCAGATTGTAAATTCACTAATGAAACTGAAAACAAAGCATGTTTCAATGAAGAGTTTCAAAAACATATTAAAAAGCACTTAAAGTATCCAAAAGAAGCAAAAAAAAATAAAATTACAGCAAGAGCAATAGTTCTTTTTGAAATAACAAAAGAAGGAAATATTAGTAATATAAGAAACAGAATTACTGCTACTAATAAAGAATATTCAGCCGATTTTGAAGCAGAAGCTTTAAGAGTTATTAATAAATTACCACAATTTATTCCCGGAGAACATAGAGGAAAAACAGTTGTTGTAAGCTATGCTATTCCAATTATTTTTAGCTTAACAGATCAATAA
- a CDS encoding RNA polymerase sigma factor gives MQQQEFLNIISPFKDKVFRIAKRLLVSSEEAEDATQEVLIRLWNKKEGLNKYNSVEALAVTMTKNYCLDQLKSKRASNLKLVHSNYSDSQAGIDKQVEDKDSWNWVEKIMNDLPEQQRLIVQMRDVEEYEFNEIAEALEMNETAVRVALSRARKMIKEKLVEKHNYGISPNRTITK, from the coding sequence ATGCAACAACAGGAGTTCTTAAATATTATATCTCCATTTAAAGATAAAGTTTTTAGAATTGCTAAGCGTTTATTAGTGAGTTCAGAAGAAGCAGAAGATGCTACGCAAGAAGTTCTTATACGGTTATGGAATAAAAAAGAAGGCTTAAATAAATACAACAGTGTTGAAGCACTTGCTGTAACTATGACCAAAAATTATTGTTTAGATCAATTAAAGTCGAAACGAGCAAGTAATTTAAAGTTGGTTCACAGTAATTATTCTGATAGTCAAGCAGGAATTGATAAACAAGTAGAAGATAAAGACAGTTGGAACTGGGTAGAAAAAATAATGAATGATTTACCAGAACAACAACGATTAATAGTGCAAATGCGAGATGTAGAAGAATATGAGTTTAATGAAATTGCAGAAGCATTAGAAATGAATGAAACCGCAGTAAGAGTAGCTTTATCAAGAGCTAGAAAAATGATAAAAGAAAAATTAGTTGAAAAACATAATTATGGAATTAGCCCAAATAGAACAATTACTAAATAA
- a CDS encoding phytoene/squalene synthase family protein translates to MKALFDQVSNECSINVTKMYSTSFSSAVKMLAPSIRQDIYNIYGFVRFADEIVDSFHDYDKEFLFDRFQKDLNFALEQKISLNPILNAFQYTVNKYKIPKSLITAFMKSMKMDLYKSEYHTTDEYNEYIYGSADVVGLMCLQVFVKGDTKKYNELKDSAMRLGSAFQKVNFLRDLKADFEELNRTYFPNTDLSQLDEKSKQEIIKDIESDFEAAFVGIKNLPIEARFGVYTAYRYYKKLLIKLKKTPSTEIKNTRIRVSDYQKASLFAQCYFNFKLNIL, encoded by the coding sequence ATGAAAGCATTATTTGATCAAGTTTCGAACGAATGTAGTATAAACGTTACTAAAATGTACAGCACCTCTTTTTCATCAGCTGTAAAAATGCTTGCACCAAGTATTCGTCAAGATATATACAATATTTACGGTTTTGTTCGCTTTGCCGATGAAATTGTAGATAGCTTTCATGATTATGATAAGGAATTTTTATTTGACAGATTTCAAAAAGATTTAAATTTTGCTTTGGAACAAAAAATAAGCTTAAACCCAATTTTAAATGCATTTCAATATACTGTAAATAAATATAAAATTCCTAAAAGTTTGATTACTGCTTTTATGAAAAGCATGAAAATGGATCTTTATAAGAGTGAATATCATACCACAGATGAATATAATGAATATATTTATGGTTCAGCAGATGTTGTAGGTTTAATGTGTTTGCAAGTTTTTGTAAAAGGTGATACAAAAAAATACAACGAACTTAAAGATAGTGCAATGCGCTTAGGTTCTGCTTTTCAAAAAGTAAATTTCTTAAGAGATTTAAAAGCCGATTTTGAAGAACTAAATCGAACTTATTTTCCTAATACCGATTTATCTCAATTAGATGAAAAATCAAAACAAGAAATAATTAAAGATATTGAGAGTGATTTTGAAGCAGCTTTCGTTGGAATAAAAAACTTGCCTATTGAAGCACGTTTTGGAGTTTACACAGCTTACCGTTACTATAAAAAATTATTAATAAAATTAAAGAAAACGCCTTCAACAGAAATTAAAAATACTAGAATTAGAGTTTCAGATTATCAAAAAGCTAGCTTATTTGCTCAATGTTATTTTAATTTTAAACTAAACATTTTATAA